From Plasmodium brasilianum strain Bolivian I chromosome 5, whole genome shotgun sequence, the proteins below share one genomic window:
- a CDS encoding fam-l protein — MEKKIKLLFFINVYILIFLSWIGHFSNNINKFEKSTYKNHSSSSKLNIGTYRLLAKYKGDKNLNILCSKEKLPNNVVDEVKNISINEKRETGIQEQSNRSSVNNGRSYKHDKKNKSCMLVTKKYSHLEKKIFKELDFEDFLKNNRTIIDKTYKKIIRKKSGLRLALPVILLLFFSVSPILEYYCGYGPLLGMFKLLYIIFPSGWYLTLHKFLKKSPLFFLFKSAEIEDKRIIVPNKEILGDYVYVESFLRILMYIVPLIILGFTLILAVVYYHKKVKKYQKIKFRKG, encoded by the exons atggaaaaaaaaattaagttacttttctttattaatgtttacatcttaatatttttaagttgGATAGGTCATTTTTCCAATAATATa AATAAATTCGAGAAATCCACATATAAGAATcacagtagtagtagtaaattaaatattggAACTTACAGATTGCTTGCAAAATATAAAGGGGATaagaatttaaatattttatgttcaaAAGAAAAGTTACCAAATAATGTGGTGgatgaagtaaaaaatatatctattaatGAAAAACGGGAAACAGGAATACAGGAACAGTCAAATAGAAGTTCAGTGAATAATGGGAGAAGCTATAAGCACGATAAGAAAAACAAATCTTGCATGTTAgtgacaaaaaaatattcccatttagaaaaaaaaatattcaaagaacttGATTTTGaagattttcttaaaaacaaTAGGACAATTATTGATAAgacttacaaaaaaataatacgtaaaaaaaGCGGATTAAGACTTGCTTTGCCTGTAATtctgcttttatttttctcagtATCTCCAATATTAGAATATTATTGTGGTTATGGTCCTTTATTAGGGATGTTTAagctattatatattatttttcctaGTGGGTGGTATCTTACTTTACACAAATTTTTGAAGAAATctcctttatttttcctgTTCAAGTCAGCGGAAATCGAGGATAAGCGGATTATAGTGCCGAATAAAGAAATCTTAGGGGATTACGTTTATGTTGAGAGTTTTTTACGTATTCTAATGTATATAGTACCACTTATTATATTAGGTTTTACTCTTATATTAGCTGTTGTttattaccataaaaaagttaaaaagtatcaaaaaattaagttcagGAAAggataa